Part of the Zea mays cultivar B73 chromosome 4, Zm-B73-REFERENCE-NAM-5.0, whole genome shotgun sequence genome is shown below.
CCATTtgtctatccaggctgggggcacctccattctattcctattgatccattgatcaaacggtcatggccgagaaagatacaatctgaaacggcctttatacattggtgctttattgaatgagctccatattgaaaagccggtgacttacatcaggcttagttcatatgcttttggttcgtcaaccttcaccaaaaggcaggggggcatatgttggaggtCAAATTGagcagcgcggacagtccggcgctgaggccggacggtccgcggtccggacagtccgcggtggtggcgcggacggtccgcgcgcgcgcagagtcagttagggttcctagtttctcgcgggatttgttacctaaaaccgcgggattaactcgggaaacagttggaaacggatccagacctcccctttatatagatgaagggctacggccgattgaacccccaacaatcgaacaaatcaagtctattactcgtttttaccttatgcattaggagtagttctagtctagttctagtgtagccctagtttagtattccaatcctcaaattctctgcctctcctcgactctacgtcgattaggggagtctaggtcggccggcccgagcctagacaactcctaggatctctcctccccgacggggtccctcccgggagcgagatccaggcgccgccggcgatcttccgccgcccctgcgcacgcgcggaccgtccggccctagggcgcggaccgtccggccgtcaggcagggaacccgggctcctgcaccaggtcgcggaccgtccggccctgtgccgcggaccgtccgcgtctgaccagggagcaccgccgcctcacaccaggtcgcggaccgtccggccccaggccgcggaccgtccgcgtctaaccagagagcaccgccgccggttcttcttgagtgattgacgctccgaaaaggcgtcaacatgatGTTAGTGTGTTAGTATCGTAATACAATGTTTTCAGATGAGATTGGACTTAGCTATAGATGATGAATCTAATGAACAATATTTGATGTTAACATGTTAGTATCGTAATCGATTTTTACACCAGATATGTTGCCATTAAAATATAACTCAACTTTTGACGTGTAACTTGAAAGGTCAAGTTTATATTGCGAGAATCCCCTGTGTTTTTCAATAGTAAACAGACAAGTCTGTGATTTCTACTGCGCGTCACCGGACGGGCGTCTGACGATGATTACGGTGGCGGTGGGCGGTGGCCACGGTTACGGCGTCCTGTCGAGTGTCGACGAACTCGTCCGCCTCTTTTCTTTTTCGCGGTTGGCGCTGCCGCTACCAGAAAACAAGGGATGAGAAAACCGGGGATCGCGggattttttcttcttcttcacgaGCGTTAATCGTGCCGTCCGTTTTCCTCCTCCATTCAGCCGGGTAACGATGGATGCCGCCAGGATACCATCTTGCCGAGTAGATAGAGATAGAAGACGATAAAAGTTGATCCTTTTTATTATTATCTGTTTTCCATTCCACCGTTTTGGTATGAATTGCACAGAGCGTTGCCGATTCCTACGCCTGGTTGTTGGCCAAGGTGGGTGGTCGTTGCTTGAGGCTCCGAAACTCCAGGACCTCCAACGTCACTGACGGCACGAGTCGTGCGCAACGCACGGCGCGTTGAAGCCGGCGCCCGAATCGGATAGGCTCGACGGCGATGTGATGATAAGTAGCAGATGACCAGAGTCTACTCTCCCCAGTCGAGCGAGAGTGAAGAGTCGTAGCGGAGCGGAGCGGAACTGAGTGTCGATCGCCGACTCGAATCGCGGAGGCCGGTACCCGGGGATGAGGGTTCAGGACGGGGAcgtggacggcggcggcgaggtgaCCGCGCCGCCGCAGCACCTGGTGTTCGCCTACTACATCACCGGTCACGGCTTCGGGCACGCCACCCGCGCCCTCGAGGTCCGCCGCCGCTCCCTCCGCCCGCTTGCGGCTTGCCTGCCTGGTGCCGGCGCGTACCGTTTCCTGACCCCATCCTCTCCAGGTGGTGAGGCACCTGGTCGCCGCGGGGCACGACGTGCACGTGGTCACCGCCGCGCCCGAGTTCGTCTTCACCACCGAGATCGCCTCCCCCAGCCTCCACATCCGCAAGGTCCTGCTCGACTGCGGCGCCGTCCAGGCCGACGCCCTCACAGTGGACCGCCTCGCCTCGCTCGAGAAGgtttgttttttgtttttttgtttttgGCTCTGCTTTGCAAAGCACAACTCGATCGCCCCCCTTCGTTTCTCGAGTTCTTAATAATAATGGTGCGCGGAGTGCAGTATCACCAGACGGCCGTGGTGCCCCGGGAGTCCATCCTCAAGACCGAGGCGGAGTGGCTCAACTCCATCAAGGCCGACCTTGTGGTACCAATACTATGATCACTGATCGTTACCGGTTCCTGTTGTCACTCTTCTGTCTGAACATCTCTGCACACCGAGTAGAGCTTAACTGAACCCACTTGAGCAAACGCTGGCAGGTTTCAGATGTTGTACCCGTCGCGTGTAGGGCAGCTGCAGATGCTGGCATTCGATCCGTGTGCGTCACAAATTTCAGGTAAGCGGCGGTCCCGTTGCTTGTTTGTTTCCGCGTGTCGTTAAGGGCATGGAGGAATGCTGATAAACACTAGAATACGCTATAGTCTGTTATATTTAATTTTGATTAGTGTCTGGGCGATCTGCCTGTAATTACTACAGGCAACATGTAAATTTGGGGATCGGATCCCCTGACGTCGAAGTCACCTGACGCACCTATATTTTCTGCAGCTGGGACTTCATTTATGCAGAGTACGTTGTAGCTGCTGGACATCATCATCGCTCAATTGTGTGGCAGGTACCTCACTCACATAGTTCGTGAATCGTGACACCTACATAAAATGGTTGGGCTGGTGGGGGTGTAAAGCAGCACAAATGATAAAATTCAGATCCAAGCTTCTCTCTGGGAGCGAATTTAAAAACGCATGGGTTAAAAGGCACTCTTTTTCAGTAGTGTTTCTGAGTTATACATGTAATCACCTAATGCGCTTTCCGCGAGATGCACATGGTCACAGACATGTGTTCTGCCCATCTGGCTGGGTGCTCAGTGGCCGCCGGCCTTCCGGTGTTACACGGCCTGTGTGTGAGAAGCATCTTCTTAGTGCAATGCAGCTGAAGCTGTTTTCTCCCTCCGTAGGTTTTTTTTATAGTTAAAGCAAGATTGCTGGCTGCAATTGCCTAACCTTGCTAAATTCCAACAGTCATGAACATACAAGTTTTTTTGGAAGAAAGAATTGCAGATAGTTCTTGTTTAGCATCTGGTTGTTCAATAATGTCACATTCTTTATGTTTATTTGCAATCTAGTAATTGTGCCGTCTGTTAATTAGCCATGTGTGCATCTTGACAACAATTGTAGATAGCAGAGGATTACTCCCATTGTGAATTCTTGCTCAGACTCCCCGGATACTGCCCTAGTATGTCACTAAGCCCGAATAATTGCTTTCTAACGATCTCAGCGTGCAGTTGTCATGAACAAGTTGTCAATTCTATTTTCTGCAGTGCCTGCTTTCCGTGATGTCATTGATGTTCCTCTGGTGGTCAGAAGATTGCACAGATCTAGAACTGAGGTCTGAACAACATTCTGTTTCAGAGTGGCGTCTttgaaatttgacacacttgctttCTAAGTTCCATAATTTTCATGTTTCAGGTGAGAAAGGAACTAGGGATCGCAAATGATGTTAAGGTGGTCATTTTCAACTTTGGAGGACAGGTGAGAGAACTTGCTTAATTCTAGTATCTGATTGATGCCTGCCCACAACACATTTGTGTTCAATTGATTTGCCTATTTCCGGACTAGTACAGGTCAATCTGAATCAACTAGTAATCACAGATAACGTTCGTGGTATATCGCTACTCTATGATCAGATTTTGCATGTGTTGATGATGCATAAGCATCACTATATATTATTTTTCTAACGCAAATGGCAGGAGCTCTGCCTGTCACTTAATAGGGTGAGTTTTATATACAAGCATCAACTTATATTATACATGCCACAGTAGTTGAACTTAATATCATTATTAAATTTGGGTACTGATAGTTCCATTCCATGTTTCGACACAAGGTAGACTATCCAGGAAAAAACTGGTCCTCATTTTGTTTAAGTTATTTAAAAATATTTTCTATCTGTATGTAATTGTTCTAATTAGGACAATTGTACACATTAATAACATCGATTTTTTTTGCTATTTTCTTGTCTAGCCTGCCGGATGGGAACTGAAGAAAGAGTGGTTGCCTGACGGTTGGCTATGTTTGGTATGTTTTATATGATAGCAACATTTTCCCTGCCCCATTAATGCCTGACCAACACAGCTGACTAAAAATTTTATCTTTCTAAAAGGTATGTGGTGCATCTGATACTCAAGAGCTCCCTCTAAATTTCATTAAGCTTGCAAAGGATGCCTACACACCTGATTTGATGGCGGCATCTGACTGCATGCTTGGTAATGCCAACATTAAATTATTTGGTGTTTTGGGCtatttaatgtcttctttttgtCTTGTCTGTCACTTACAAAAAAAATCGTGTTCCAATATAGGGAAAATCGGATATGGCACTGTGAGTGAGGCTTTGGCTTACAATCTGCCATTTGTATTTGTTCGAAGAGATTATTTCAATGAGGAACCATTTTTGCGGAATATGCTTGAGGTTGAAACATTTTGGGCCCTCACCTTACTTAAAGCTAATATAAAGTTGTGTGTTGTCATTAAGTACCTTGCCTGAGATTCTGTTCTGTGTTCTCTTCTGTTCCATAACAAAAAAAAGCATTATCAATGTGGCATTGAGATGATACGGAGGGATTTACTTACTGGCCATTGGAAACCTTATCTTCAACGTGCTATCACACTTCAACCCTGCTATGATGGTCCCATAAATGGTGGCAAGGTAATTCCTACTTATTCTCAGGCATGATCTTTAATATTATTCAGCAACTCATCAATCATGTTTTGCTTCTGTTTCTACAGAATAAATTGAAGTTGTCTGTGTCCCTTATTGTTAAGGGCCAAATATTTAGAAGCACTCAATTGCATGCAAATTAGTTCTTGCAAAGAGAAACTTAAAATCAACCTTTTGTTTTCATTGAACCAAATAGATAGAATGTGTGTGTGATTCATAAGTTGTTTAGATTGCATTGCATTACAATAGACTTATGTAGACAAGCTAATTCTGGTGTCAACAGGTAGCTGCACATATCCTCCAAGATACTGCTGTTGGGAAGAAGTATATTTCTGGAAAGGTGAGTTactgtacaatttatatttagaCTTTGAGTCAAATTTGCCCTTTATGATGGACCTCCAAATTTCCGGCCAAGCTATGCCTTCTGAATTTTATTGTCAATAGTACAAGACTATTTTATTTTATGTTCAATAAACTTTCTTTTGGTTGCTAATACTTTTTGTTGTTTCACAATCCTACTGACCATGTTTTCCATGTGattagttttttttaaaaaaattctcATATAATTCATATGTGTTTGTTACTTCAGAATGTTCAATGACTGTCTGCATTTTATGTTACAATATTCTTGCTTTATTTAACAAGTGTAGTTGAGCGGAGCAAGACGGTTGCGTGATGCCATTGTGCTTGGCTATCAGCTTCAAAGGGCTCCTGGGAGAGATGTAGGAATTCCTTACTGGTATTCTCACTCTGAGAAAGAAATTAGTGTTGGCCCAGCGCCCACATCTCATGATATGAATGGAAGTGATGAGTCGTAAGTTTGTTTACACTTTTGTTCCCCTTTATGCTAACTGCGGTCTCTCTGAGATTAGTCTGCTGCATTCTAATACAAATTTGTTGACCTTTTTTGTTTTTCTCACAGATCGTTCGAGGACTTTGAGATACTCCATGGTGACATGCAAGGCTTAACTGATACTATGTCCTTTTTGAAGAGTTTATCAGGGCTTGTTGGAAATGACTTAAGAAGCCCTGAGAAGCAAACTCGAGAGAGGGCTGCTGCTTCTGTGCTCTTTGACTGGGAGGTACTCCTGCAGTGCGAATTCTGATAGTCTGTGCCTAGTTTTCTTCCTTCTCTATTTTAGGCAGGAAGAATGCATAAAATCTGATGGAACATCTTTCattcctttattttgtttgaTAGATTCGGTCAATATGTTACAGAGAAATATTGTTGAGCAAAATTCTTATGCAatcatgaattaagaacaagattcATTTGTAATATTTAATTAATTGATTTTATTCTATTATAGGAGGAAATATATGTTGCAAGAGCACCTGGGCGATTAGACGTTATGGGTGGTATCGCAGATTACTCTGGAAGTCTTGTATTGCAGGTAAGTTTCACTGCAAAAGCAATCACCATTTGTTTCATAAATTACCATTACTAGTAATAACTATTAAACACATGTAAAACATGCTTTATATGCTTTCCTTTTTGTAACATTTTTCATAGCACTCTTTTTCTAATGAGCTCTATGGGTCCGATATCCACAAGCAAACCATTTTTTATTACTTATCAAGTTATCAACTATGGGGACACCACCTGTGTATCCGTAAACCTCTGACCCATCGATTTAATTTCAAACGTGGCAAAACAATGACTTTTCTTTTCATATTTAACATGCTAGATTTGTATGCCATTAATGCTGTATTGTCACATCTGATCCGGTTTATAAGGCATAATCTCACATGACAAGGTTTCCTAAATTATACTTCGACCATTCATTTATGTTATATTATATTGTTTATATTATGTTATTACAGGGACTGATTATCTCATAAATCTTAGTTACCTAGGAGCCTAGGACTACCTTCCCTAGTAAATTTGCACCTTTGCGCAATTGATCACTAAGCCTTCTGATGTGATATGGTGGTTCTTTTTTTGGCACGTGTTATTATTAAAATGTAGATGCCCATCCGAGAGGCATGCCATGTTGCTGTTCAGAGAAGTGACCCTACCAAACAGAAGCAATGGAAGCATACACAGGCTAGACAACTAGCAAATGGAGGAGCAGTACCAGTGTTACAAATTGTACGTTACAATCCTTAATCCTTCTATCCCCTTATCTTTTAAAAGCAGAGTCTTGTAATTCTGTGGAGATAAGACCCCCACATGTTTTCTAGAGTATATAGGCTTGGGTGTTTGGCCTTTGGGCCTTGTAATAGGGAGTTAGCCTTGTCTGTATTGTTTTGGTCCATTTTGGACTAAACtccttttcttcttaatataatgatgcacaGTTCCCTTGCACATTCGAGAAAAAATAGGAGCTGACAAGTGTTCTCTCGTATTTGTTTATTTCTCCTTAATGAAATGACATGCAGCTCTCTGTCTTGCGTTTGTTAAAAAAATAGGTGATCTTACTAAATATGTTTGCGCAGGTATCCTTTGGTTCTGAATTAAGTAATCGTGCACCTACGTTTGACATGGACCTTTCTGATTTTATGGATGGCGACAAACCAATATCTTATGATAATGTGAAGGAATACTTTTCTCGGGATCCATCCCAAAAGTAAGATGTTTTTATATTCGTCTACTATGAATAACTTTCATGTTTATTGATGTTTAATGAAACTTTTTCCATATCAGATGGGCTGCCTATGTTGCTGGAACTATTTTTGTATTGATGGCTGAACTAGGGGTGCGCTTTAAAGACAGCATGAGCATTTTGGTATGAGTAATCGCTAGTATGTGAAATTGCATCCATTTATCAACTTTTTGATATtgcgatattaatgcttgtattaGTTCACATTGTTTTTCATATAATGTCCATATTAAGCAGTCATGCCTTCACATGTCAGACACATGTAACTGGAACATTTGTATCAGTTatctttgttatttttgtttgcaTCCTCAGGTTTCTTCATCTGTCCCTGAAGGCAAAGGTGTCTCCTCTTCTGCATCTGTGGAGGTTGCTTCTATGTCTGCTATCGCCGCTGCCTATGGTTAGTATGTCTAGAGAGGATACATACAGCAATGTTTATTTCATTAAAGGAAGGCACAATTGCATAGGTGGCCTCACCTTGACCTCAACTTCGCATCCCCTCTTCCAACTTTGGCCCATTGCCCCTGCTTTGACTCATTCAACCGACTGCCGATCCTGGTTTTGCCTACTTTGGTGGCAGTGACAAAACCAGGGGCAAACATGCTGTTAGAGGTCAAAGTGAGAGCAGATTGCAAATTGCCCCTTGAGGCCTAGACCCTGTTTGGTTTCCAGGAATTGGAAAGCAATCTAATAATGAAATGAAAAAACCCTTTCTAGATATTGTTTCCAATTCATGGGATCCAAACATGACATTAAAAAAATAGCTATAGTATCTAGTTAATATATGTTGACATTTTGAGTCTCTTCAGGAATTATCCACGTCCTGATATTTTAGCTTTACATTTATACATGAAAAATGGCATCATTTCATGTGTTATTCTGGCTCCTAGGTTTAAACATTGCTCCAAGGGATCTTGCTTTGCTCTGTCAAAAGGTATAGTACACTGTCAAACTGTGTTAGGTTCATCGCTTTATCTATTCTCAAGCGAGTGAGTGTTGTCCGACATTTATACAGGTTGAGAATCGTGTCGTCGGAGCTCCTTGTGGAGTAATGGACCAAATGACATCTGCTTGTGGAGAAGCTAACAAACTCCTAGCAATGGTTTGCCAGGTTAGGAAGTCTTTTTTTTCCGACTAGCTGTTAGATCCAATCATTCCTCCATTTTGTCTCTATGCTGCCTTTCTGTATTTAATTAGTCAAAATTTCGCTGCAGCCTGCAGAAGTGAAGGAGTTGGTTAACATTCCAACTCATATAAGATTTTGGGGTCTTGACTCTGGGATACGTCATAGGTGCATAAATCGCTGACTGAGCTTTGTGGTTGGGATAATATTTTCTTGAACCTTGAATGGGTTAAGCTGGAGCTAATTCTGCTGTCTTTCGAGTTATGCAGTGTTGGTGGGACTGATTATGGGTCTGTAAGAGTAGGCACTTACATGGGCCGCAAGATGATCAAGTGTGCTGCATCCAACCTACTTTCAGAATTGTTGCTCTCGTGTACGTCTACGCAACCAGGCGACTCAAGTCCCGACGAATATGAAGGACATGGCGTCGACCTCCTGAAATCTGAAGCGTCAATGGAGTATCTATGCAACTTACCACCACATAGGTCAGACTCACCTTATTGAAATTGGCATGGAACACTCGTGTTGTGCAGTTTCTTATGGCTACATTTCTACTTCAGGTATGAAGCTGTTTTCGCGAAAGAAATTCCGGAGACGATCACTGGCGATGCGTTTTTAGAGAAGTATGGAGACCACAACGATGCGGTAACAGAAGTTGACCCAAAGCGGTCTTACTGTGTCAAGGCTCCTACTAGACATCCCATATACGAGAACTTCCGAGTCGAGGTTTGACATCTTGAAGCTCACTTCGATGAACCTTTATGGTCGTATCATGATCCTGTGAACTTGCTTTAACTAAGCCTCGTTTCTTCCCGACCCTGTCTGATAAGATCATTCTATCTCTGAGTCGTGTTATGCTTCTGGTGTGTAGGCCTTCAAAGCGTTGCTAACAGCTGCCAAAACAGACGAGCAGCTCTCAGCCCTTGGAGAGCTGATGTTCCAGGTAAATTTGTGCTTATCAGTAAAAAAAAACATCATTTTTTTATTTTCTCAAGGCAGCAAAAGGCTTAGCCTCAGTATTTTATCAGAACGAGAGAACAGAAACAAGAAGTGTTCTGTTGCAGTGTTGCACAGCTTATTTGCTGACATTTTGGGCCGTCTCTCTGATGGCAGTGCCACTACAGCTACAACGCTTGCGGGCTCGGCTCTGACGGCACAGACAGGCTAGTGAATCTAGTTCAAGAAATCCGGCACAGGAAGAGCTCGCGCGCCGGAGGGCCCAGCCTGTTCGGCGCGAAGATCACCGGCGGAGGGTCCGGCGGCTCGGTCTGCGTGATGGGGAAGAACTGCCTGAAAAGCAGCGAGGAGATCCTCGAGGTGCGACTGCTTTCCACCATTCACCAGAGACCCCCATTACGAACCAAATCATAGTAGTTGTGCGCGTGCGTGCGTGTTCATGGTATGATGCTAACGTATGTATGGACTTGTCTGGGTCTCTTCAGATCCAGAAGAGGTACAAAGCGGCGACTGGGTACCTCCCGACTGTTTTCGACGGCTCGTCTCCCGGCGccggcaagtttgggtacctgaaGATTCGGCGCCGGTCCACGTCGCCGTctgattgaagaagaagaagaaggaagagctctgctcggTCGGCCGTACCCTCACGGTCGTATTGATCGTATCGTATCCCACGCACTACGCCCAAGATGCCAATAAATGGGACAGATTGATCGGCAATAATAATACTAGTAGCCATAGAAAACTCTAGTGATAAGCTGCGAAACAACTTGTATGTCGAAGAAAATATTTGAAACCATGGTATCTTTGTGGTCGATATCTGAAGTGAGATGATGTGAATGGCTATTGGCGTATGTTCATGTTTGAGCTGTACGGAGAAGAAAAGGCCGTATCCAACAAGAGTTCATCTGCATAGTTACCTCAAACACATTATAGAATGCACTGAATATAAGAGATAAGCAAGCTGATAAATATATCCTAAATTGTCATCTACAATAAATTTTAGGAAATGAAACCTCTTTAGAGGGAATTAAACGGCTTTAATTAGATTTAATCAATTTGCCTCACAGTTTAGTCTTCGTCTTCATCGATATAATTAGTTGTGATTATATTAAATTTAATACCTATAATTGATATTTAAACATTCAATGTCATTCTAAATTAAGCAAACACCCACATGGTTTCAGGTTACATCTCATCTCTCTTGTTAAAACTGAACTACTATTCCATTATGAGTTATGACTTTTATCAGAGCATCTATTTGCCTTTCATCTTCATGGTGTGCAAGTGCAAGTACAAGCTGCAGTCTCTctcagaaagaaagaaagaagatgGAGAACAAAATCAACGGAGATCGAGTAAGTAGTACATAGAATTTCATGAAACCCCCTGCTCCAATGGGTCGCGAGTCGCGACCGCGATGGAGCGACAGAGGGATCCGGGCGCCGCCATCCATCAGCGTCAAGCCTCCTGGACCCTGACCTTGCTCCCGCAGCACCCGCCCGCCGTCGCATCGCCGTCGGCGGAGTGGCGGTCCAGGAACTCGCGGTTCTCCTTCCAGACCTCGCCGTCGTCGTACACCTCCTTCTTCCAGATGGGCACGGACGCCTTGAGCTCGTCGATGACGTAGCGGCAGGCCTCCATGGCGTCGGCGCGGTGCGTGGCGGAGGCGGCCACGAACACGCTGGCCTCGCCGGCGGGGACGGCGCCCAGGCGGTGCGCCACGGCCAGCCGCCGCAGCGCGTGCCGCGACCGGGCCTCCCGCAGTATGGCCGCCAGGCGGCGCCGCGCCATGGCCGCGTACGCCTCGTACCGGAGCTCCACCACGCGCCGCCCCGCGAAGTGGTCCCGCGTCGTGCCCTCGAACGTCGCGATGGCGCCCGCCGACAGGTCGCGCACGTGGTCCACGTACCGCGCGATGTCCAGCCGCCCCGACCCTTCCTCCACGATCTCGATCAGGTCCTCGGCCGCCGCTGCCGGCGGCGTCTCttcgggaggaggaggaggaggcgtgaGGTCGCCGCCCGCCATGGGATGGGAAAGCTGGGATCTTTGGACTCTTCGATTGACCTAGCGGAGCACGGATTGGAACTGGAGTCGTCGCGTCGGGTGGGGactg
Proteins encoded:
- the LOC103654924 gene encoding L-arabinokinase; the encoded protein is MRVQDGDVDGGGEVTAPPQHLVFAYYITGHGFGHATRALEVVRHLVAAGHDVHVVTAAPEFVFTTEIASPSLHIRKVLLDCGAVQADALTVDRLASLEKYHQTAVVPRESILKTEAEWLNSIKADLVVSDVVPVACRAAADAGIRSVCVTNFSWDFIYAEYVVAAGHHHRSIVWQIAEDYSHCEFLLRLPGYCPMPAFRDVIDVPLVVRRLHRSRTEVRKELGIANDVKVVIFNFGGQPAGWELKKEWLPDGWLCLVCGASDTQELPLNFIKLAKDAYTPDLMAASDCMLGKIGYGTVSEALAYNLPFVFVRRDYFNEEPFLRNMLEHYQCGIEMIRRDLLTGHWKPYLQRAITLQPCYDGPINGGKVAAHILQDTAVGKKYISGKLSGARRLRDAIVLGYQLQRAPGRDVGIPYWYSHSEKEISVGPAPTSHDMNGSDESSFEDFEILHGDMQGLTDTMSFLKSLSGLVGNDLRSPEKQTRERAAASVLFDWEEEIYVARAPGRLDVMGGIADYSGSLVLQMPIREACHVAVQRSDPTKQKQWKHTQARQLANGGAVPVLQIVSFGSELSNRAPTFDMDLSDFMDGDKPISYDNVKEYFSRDPSQKWAAYVAGTIFVLMAELGVRFKDSMSILVSSSVPEGKGVSSSASVEVASMSAIAAAYGLNIAPRDLALLCQKVENRVVGAPCGVMDQMTSACGEANKLLAMVCQPAEVKELVNIPTHIRFWGLDSGIRHSVGGTDYGSVRVGTYMGRKMIKCAASNLLSELLLSCTSTQPGDSSPDEYEGHGVDLLKSEASMEYLCNLPPHRYEAVFAKEIPETITGDAFLEKYGDHNDAVTEVDPKRSYCVKAPTRHPIYENFRVEAFKALLTAAKTDEQLSALGELMFQCHYSYNACGLGSDGTDRLVNLVQEIRHRKSSRAGGPSLFGAKITGGGSGGSVCVMGKNCLKSSEEILEIQKRYKAATGYLPTVFDGSSPGAGKFGYLKIRRRSTSPSD
- the LOC100284923 gene encoding Molybdopterin synthase catalytic subunit produces the protein MAGGDLTPPPPPPEETPPAAAAEDLIEIVEEGSGRLDIARYVDHVRDLSAGAIATFEGTTRDHFAGRRVVELRYEAYAAMARRRLAAILREARSRHALRRLAVAHRLGAVPAGEASVFVAASATHRADAMEACRYVIDELKASVPIWKKEVYDDGEVWKENREFLDRHSADGDATAGGCCGSKVRVQEA